The window AAATAATTATTACTCTCTCTTAGACCAAATAATTGTGTAAAACCATCAATAGCTGTGGGTATGACCATTAAAAACCCGAGAAGGGTAAAATTAATTGAATAATGTACGAGATTAAAGTAGGAGAAAATGAAGAATGAAAACATTCCAATATACATGCCTGTACACCGAGAACAAACTGGAAAATAGTGTCTTTTTAATTTAAATGTTCTGTCGGGAAGGCGATGGCAAAAAAGCTGTGATGAAATTTTCAGATAATTAAAAAAGGTTGTTTTCATCTTTAACGGAGTTAATTCATTCAATCAGGCCCCTCCCCCTACATTGTTATCAAATATGAATAGTATAATACAATAGCAATATTAAGTTTTAATCACTCTCATAATAAACTTTGTTGTGAAAATCTGTAACAATTTTTTTTAAAGTATTATTTTCATTTTCGTAAACTTGATTAAACCCTCTAAATTTATAAATGACAAGCAAATGTTTCTTTATTTAATTTGATGTACCCCTTTTTAGTAGTAAGTAAGTAATAACAACATTACTCACCATTAAGCATATAGTTTATTAATAACAACGGATGATTACAATAACAACACTTTAGTATGATGTTAAAATTAGAGGGGGATAAAATGGGCTACCTTGTTTGCAATAAATGTGGAGGAACCTACGAACTACAGGAAGGAGAATCGCTTGATGACTTTGAAAATTGTGAATGCGGTGGAAAACTTGAATACGTTGAAGATATTGAGCCTACTGCTGATTTGGTTAAGGACAAGATAGGTTTAAAATGTCCTAAGTGCGGACATGAGAATCTCGACAATGTTAAATTCTGCGGATCATGTGGAGAAAATCTTGTCAAAGAAAATAAAAGTATTAAACCATTATTCAAAGCATTAAACTTTAATATTATCCTAATTGGATCAACCCTGACTATTCTAGCATTAATACTGTCCAAAGTATTATTTTTTGATATTGTTATAGGTTTGGAGCCGGTTACTGATTCTGAACACTCACTATATACACTGATTTATTTCATTATTATTTTTATGGGCAGTTTCATTCCGGGAACATTAAAAAAACTAGATTATAAAATAGCAGCCCTCCATGGGGGCATTATAATGATTTTTCCAGCTACATTTTTCTGGATATCAGTGTTAGGTTTCTATAACGAGCTTTTATCAAACTATGTATCCAGTTCATTAGAAGGAATCTCACTTAATTTAATCTTTGTTCTAGCTACAGCAATTCTAGTAATTGTTTATATAATAGTGGGTTCATTGGGGACTTTTATTGGAACATTCCTTAATAAAAAGCTAAACTTATCTGAAAAGAACGTTTGGATTAAATCCGAGAACTATATTAACAAAATAACCAATGAACAATGGAAATTCGGCTACCTATCCTTTTTGATTACCATCATATTGCTGTCAATAATGAGTTTTATTTAACATTTATTGATTTGAACCTTAGTTTGGGAAGTATTTGCATGAAAGAAGAAGATCAATCATTAAAACAGATTACATGTCCTAAATGTAATGCTACAGTAGGATCTAAATTAAAATTCTGTACTGAATGTGGTAGTGAAATTAAACAAACTGTCAGTTCCGATCAGACCACTACCTGTCCCAAATGTTACGCAGACATCGCACCCGGATTGAAGTTCTGCACAGAATGTGGTAGTGAAATTAAACAAACTGTTAGTTCTGATCAGGCTACTACTTGTCCGAAGTGTTTCGCAGATGTGGGACCTGGTTTGAAGTTTTGTACAGAATGTGGTGCTGAAATTAAACGATCTGTTAGTTCTGATCAGGCTACTACTTGTCCAAAGTGTTTCGCAGATGTGCAACCTGGATTAAAATTCTGCACAGAATGCGGCACTTCAATAATGATTCAAGATATTTCTAGTTCTAGTATTAGTGAAAAATTAAGGCAGCGTCGTGAAGCAGAAAGTAGAAGTGTTCCACCTCGTGATGAGACATTAGATACTGTTGTGGAATCTGGAAAGGGATTAATGAAAGGTTTGGGAGGATTCCTGAACAAAACTGCAAAAAGCATTGACCAAAGCATTGAAAATAACCGTCAATCCTCAGCCAGCAAAGAAATCCTTCCCCAAAACAGGAAAGAAGATGAAAATTTAGGATATCTTGTCTGTGATGCTTGTGGTGGTTATTACCAACTACAACAAGGTGAATCTGCAAACGATTTTGAAACTGAATGTGATTGTGGTGGTAAATTACAATATAGACTAGAATTATGAGTAGGGGGAAAATTTTATGGAAAGAAAACAACTATTATTACTAAACCCAGTTGAATATGAACACCAATTTGATAAAAAAGCTCTTAAAACTTTAGAAGGAACACCAGGGCTGGAAAAGGCTGTGAAATATATTCACAAACATGGTGTAGAAAGAGTTATGCGGTTAGTTAACACTGGTAGTCATATTCGAGTTACTCCTGACAATTTTCCTGATATTTATAAGTTATTAGAAGAGGCTTGTGCCAATATTTTTCTTAAAGATATTCCAGAATTGTATATTAGATGGAGTTATGATGTAAATGCCTGTGCTATAGGTTCGCAAAACCCGATTATTATTTTAGATTCAGGTGCTATTGATTTATTATCGGATGATGAATTGTTATGGTTAATAGGACACGAAGCAGGACATATAAAAAGTGGCCATATGTTGTATCATGATATGTCTTTGATAATTCCTATTTTAGGAGATATTATAGGTTCTGCAACTTTAGGTATTGGGGGATTAGTTTCATCAGGTTTAGAATTAGCTTTATTGTATTGGTATAGGATGTCTGAACTTACTGCTGATAGGGCTGGTCTTTTAGCATGCCAGGATCAGAAATCTGTTTTCAGTACTTTAATGAAGGCCGGCGGTGTTCCCAAAAGTTTCTATGATAAAATGAAAACAGAAGACTTCATCAAACAGGCGGAAGATTTTAAGAGTTTTGATTTTGATACTTCGGATAAAGTTACCAAAACTGTAATGATAAGCATATCAGATCATCCTTGGACAGTATTAAGAGCCTCTGAAATATTAAAATGGGTTAATTCAGGCAAATATGATGAAATCATTAAAATGCATGGTAAAGGCAGTTTAGAAGATATTGAAATCACTTGTCAAAAGTGTGGGAAAAAATTAAGTGGTAATGAAACATTCTGTGGTGTGTGTGGATCTAAAGTGTGGAAAAGATAATTATGCATTATTTTTAAATCAAGGAGGTGTAAGCTTCTAGAAACTCGCTAAAGGAAATTTAATGATGAAGAAGTTTTCTAAAAAGGAGAATGATGGGTTTATGCTGAATAATATTGATGATTCACTGAATGTAAAAATTAATTTAAGCAGGGTGTGAGTTAAATGGATGGAATGGAACCTTGGGCCTGGGTTGGAATAATAACTGTTTAGATTTTTATCATAAAAATCAACAATAAAGATTATTTATAAAAATCATTACTTAATTTATAAGCCTTTTTTTAAAGTTGAATCTTTTTTACTTCTCAGATACTCTCCAGGACAAACTATCTAACTTTTAATGATCTTAGTAAACTACACACATACCCTAATCATTAGATAAAAACTAAAGACAGGGATAACTAGTAAAAGTTATAAACAATTCATGGGGGTTTGTTTTATGCAAAACTGGAGTAAATATTTTTAGGATTGAGATCTATGGCCGAAGATCAAAAATTTGAAAAAAATAATATAATTCTGTACAAGGACGATGAAGGGGCGGCGACCATTGAAGTTCTTTTAAAAGACGACACCATGTGGTCTACACAAAAAACAATGGCAGAACTCTTTGATGTGACCGCACCAACCATAAATGAACACTTAAAAAATATCTTTCAAACAGGGGAATTAGATGAAATGTCAACTATTAGGAATTTCCTAATAGTTCAAAAAGAGGGTAATAGAGAAGTTACTAGAAAGATAAATTTTTATAATTTAGACGCAATTATTGCAGTAGGTTATCGTGTAAACTCTAAACAAGCTACACAATTCAGAATATGGGCTACTAATGTCCTAAATGAATTGATAACCAAAGGTTTCGTCTTAGATGATGATCTTTTAAAAAACGGTACCCGCTTTGGTAAGGATTACTTCGACGAATTACTGGAAAAGATCCGTGAAATCCGGGCCAGTGAACGTAGATTCTACCAGAAAATAACCGACATCTATGCACAGTGCAGTTTCGATTATAATAAAGACGCGGAGATTACCCGAACCTTCTATGCAACCGTTCAAAATAAGCTTCATTGGGCCATCACCCACCACACCGCAGCTGAAATCATATCAGAACGAGCTGATAGCACCCTAAAGAATATGGGCCTCACCACTTGGAAGAATGCACCAGAAGGTAAAATCCTAAAAACAGACATTGGTGTTGCTAAAGACTATTTATCCGAAAAAGAAATCTTAGAATTAAACCGAATTGTAAATATGTACCTGGACTATGCCGAAAACCAGGCAGAAAGACATAAACTCATGTCCATGGAGGACTGGGCATCCAGATTAGATGCATTCCTTAAATTCAATGAATACGATATTCTCCAGAATCCTGGAAAAGTTTCCCATACCGTGGCCAAGGAAATTGCCAATAAAGAATTTGAAAAGTATCGAAAGATCCAGGATAAAGACTATATCTCTGATTTTGATAAAGAGGTAGCTAAGAAATATTTGGATAAAAAAGGGAATGGAAACACTTAAATTCTTTTAACAAATGAATCTCCAAATAACCTACAGATACAGTGTGGTTATATAGGCTTGAATGACAAAGCCACACCTTATTATTCATTTAATAAAAAAAATAATTAAAAAAGAAATAAAGGTTTATTTTTTAATCTTAGGCGTTATTAATCCACTTACCACCATCAAAACAGCCAGTACCAGGTAATTCACTGGTGTTCCGGTACTCTTCATGGGCACGGTTTTGGTGGTGCTGGCAGCGTTTACAACATTAGAACCATTGCCCTGCACATTAAACGAGAATATTCCAGTAGGGTCCAGGTTAGCGTTGAAAGTACCGGAACTTATCACTGGTCTAATGGTAAAACTTCCCCCTGCCGTTGATATCACGGTTAAGTTCAGGTAGGGATCTCCCATAGGTACTGAGTCCAGTATCCAGGTTAACGTCCGGTTGTTAGCATTGTAACTCACACTTCCAGTATCTACCTGGGCACCCACGTAGTTCAGGCCTTCTGGTAAGGGGATATATATGACCACGTTTTGGGCAGTATTAGGTCCCTTGTTCCCCAGTTTATACTTCAAGGTGAAGGGTTGACCAGCAACAGGATTGACTGGATCAGAAACCCCATCCAGGTAAAGATAACAGGCCGGGTTAACCGACAGGTTAAAGGAAACTGTCTGGTTATCGGTAGTGGCGTTAACTGAAGTAGAACCAGTGGCGGTGGGTGTGAAGGTGGTGTTTACCACGCCGTTAGCCGTGAGTAGATTAGCCGGGTTCAACGTCCCCCGGTCACTCTGGAAGTTAACCGGGGTTCCATCGGGAATATGGCCATTAACCGGGTCTATTGGTGTTAGAATGGTTCCATTGTAGGCATTGTTGAAGCTTACTGTAACGTTACTGGTAGCGCTAGAATATATGGGTGAATCAGCGGTGATGGTCATGTACAACCAGGTACTAACATCCACTATACTGGATTCCGTGCCCACAAGTCGGACAAAATCCGGATTGTTGGTCCCCCACCAGTTCAATGTAGCATTGACAAAACTGGAACCTGATGGTTGAATAAAAGCACTGTAAATAGCAGCACCATTACCAGCGGTGTTGTTAACCAATCGGTTAAAGTTAACTAGTATATCTCCACCGAAGTTACAGATAGCACCTCCATAGTCGGCAGTGTTCAGGGTGAAGGTACAACCCGTCACCTTACTGAGGACACCTTCCTCATCGTTATGGATAGCACCACCATCTCCGGCAGTGTTAGCGGTGAAAATGCAGTCCATTATACCGTCGATAGTGCCACCCATATTGGCAATGGCACCCCCGTAACCAACCAGTTCACCAAGGGCGTTGTTGTTGGTGAAGGTACAGTTGGTGAGATTACCCATGGTTATTCCATTACTGATGGCTCCTCCATTTTCTGCGGTGTTACCGGTGAAAATACAGTGAGTCAAGGTATTCATGGTACCCTTGTTCTGGATGGCACCACCATCACCATTGTAGGCAGTGTTCCCCGTGAAAGTACAACCCTCCACATTATCAATAGTAGCTAATGCGTAATTGTCAATAGCACCGCCAGGACCATCCTGTGCAGTGTTTTCCACGAAAGTACAGTCCATCAAATTTCCAAGGACGGCATCATAGTCATTACTGATGGCTCCCCCACCGTAACCGGCAGTGTTCTGGGTGAAAACACAATCAGTTACATTATTGATAGTGCCCTGGTTGTTGAGTGCACCCCCGTAATAGGCTGAGTTTCCCTGGAAAGTGCAGGTGGATATATCACTGATAGTACCGTCGTTAAAGATTGCACCACCGTAGAACCATACGCAATCACTGTTAAATTCTGCGGTGTTTCCGGTGAAGGTGCAACCAGTTATTTTACCAATAGTATCGGTGTTATAGATAGCACCGCCCTGGTAAGTTTCTTGAACTTCAGGATCATCGCTTTTAACGGTGTTGTTGGCGAAAATACAGCTGGTTATATTGCTGATAGTACCGTGGTTATCAATGGCACCACCGTCACCATTATTGGCTGTGTTTTCCCGGAAGGTGCAACGAAGGAGATTATCAATGGTACCACCATTGTAAATGGCTCCACCACCACTAATCACCGTAGAAGTCGCATTATTTCCAGTGAAGGTACAATCAGTTATACTAAGGGTACCGGTACTGTAGATAGCACCACCAATATCTGCAGTTGCGTTGGCAAAAGTCAGGTTAAAAAAAGCCACGGTAGCCTCTGGCCGGATTTTGAATATCCAGCTGGTTCCTTCACCATTGATTATGGTGTTGTGTTGACTTTCACCGGTAATGGTCATACTTCTGGTGACTGTGAGGTTGGTGTTTCCGGTTCCGGTGTATATTCCTTGGGCAATGTTCACTGTTCCGTTTTCATCAACACTGCTAATTCCTTTATCTATAGTCAGGAAAGGACTATCTGCAGTTCCCAAATTTGTGTCGCTTCCACCAGTGGAATTAACATATACGGTTGATGCGGCACTAACACAGGAAACTGTAGCTAAAGTCATTATCATTCCCAACAAACATAAAATAAATATTGTTCTTTGTTTTTTCGTAGTTTCTCACCCCTCTTTATAGTAATTAACCACAATATTTCACCTTTTTAGTGGTTATGTGGATAAATAAAGAATCTTAATACATAATAAATTTATTGATTTGTTTCTTAAAATAAAACCAGAAAAATATAGTTCATCCTTCCTGAGAGAAATAACAAGAACTACAACCACGTCCAGGTTAAACAACAGTTATAGGAGAATATGGAGATCATTGGTGACCAGAATGTTACAATTCTTAAAGGGGGCAAATTTTATTTAAATAGGTAATGATATAACTTTAATTACTTTCTAATTCATTTTCTACTTTATTTAATAATTTTACGGCCATTTTAACCACATGATGGGCTTCGGATTTAGATATAGTTCCAGTCAAGTCATAAACAGCACGATGTCTTTTTCGACGTATTCTATCCAGACAAATAGAATAATCTTTTCCCAGCACTATTTCTGTGAATTTTACCACGGCAATATGTGAGTTTTTACTGGATGGCCGATAACCTCTGTTAAACATGAGAGCTCTAATGGATTGTAGCATGGAGTTATAGGATATGTTAAAGGCCCAATCATAATCGCTTTCATCTAAGATTCTCATAGCTGTATCAACATCTCTCCTAGCTAAACTCAAAGAGTTTTGTACTCTACGAAAGTCAGGTGATAATTTCTTAATGTAACCCTCTTTTTCCAGGTTATCCAGCATTTATTTCACCTAAAATTATGATTTTGGGTTCATGGAGTATTTCTTTAATGAAAGGATCGTTATTATCGATTTTTTCATTATATTCTTCATTGGATAGTATGATGTAATTTATTTCACGGGATAACTTTATTTCCAGTGTATTAAATTCAGTTATTAGGGTATCCTCATCTATATCACCCACCATGAAAACGTCAATATCACTGCCGGGGCCGGCATTTTTAGTAGCGTAGGATCCGTAAATGAAAGCTAGTTTAATCTGACCCCATTTTTTCACATTTTCCTTTAACAATTGGGCCACACCTTCAGTTTTCATCACCATATTGTAAAGTTCATTGTAAAGATAAAACTCATTATCTACCCTAAAATATTTTAGATTTCCTGCTTTTCTACTAGTTAAAAGACCAATATCCTCTAGATTGGAGAGTTCCCTCCTAACGGAGTTTATGTTTTCATTTATTTTCTTGGTGATTTCCCGGACATACAACTCTTCACCGGGATTTAGCATGAAAAGGGTGATAATTTTACTCCGGGTTTTGGATGTGAAGAGTTTACTTAACATGAATAAAAAATGTATTCGATTGTATAAATAATTTATTCATTATATATTAAGTTTAGTAATATTTTTATTATGAAGATGTAAGTGATATAAGCAATTTTCTATCCCCAAATTAACTCCCTGCAAATAATTTTATTATTAACATTATACCAACATAGATTATCATTTTATCTTGTAAATGGGGAGTTATCACTTGATATCATGGGAAACATATCAGAATATAGTAATTGAGCATTTAAACCGGAAGATAAGCTCTGCTGACAATCCGGATCAACACCAGGCCATCAGTGCTTCCACTGGTGAGTCCCAGTTCCTGGTGGCCGGGCCGGGTAGTGGGAAAACCACGGTCATGGTGTTGAAGATACTGAAGTTCATCTACGTGGATGATGTGCACCCTTCTTCTATATTGGCCACAACCTTCACCAGAAAGGCGGCTACCGAGTTACGCTCCAGGATCCTTTCATGGGGAGATGAAATACGCCAGGTCCTCCTGGAACTCCCTGAATTTAAAGACATACATCCATCTCTAAGGCACCTGGACTTCAACCAGATTACCACTGGCACCCTGGACAGTATATCCCAGGACATACTGAAGATACACCGTGCCCCGGGTTCAGCCCCACCAGTGGTTATCCAGGACTTTGTAACCAACGCCCTCATGCTCAAGGTGGGCCTCTTCCAGGAGGAAAAACACCATAACCAGGAACTCAGGGAATACCTCGTCCAGCTCCGGGGAGGTAAATTCGGGTTCAACACCAATGAAATGGCAAGACAGTTACTGGAGATAAAGGACCGGGTTTACTACGACCAGGTGGACTGGGAAAAACTCCACCAGGAAAAGATAAACCAGCATCCCGGCTTTGATGTGGCCCATCAAGCCATAAACGATTATCTCCAGGAACTTAAAAAACGGAGCCTCTATGATTTTGCCATGCTGGAAGCAGAATTCCTGGACCAGTTAAAGGAGGGGAAACTGGACGACTTCCTGGAAGGTTTGAAACTTGTCCTGGTGGATGAGTACCAAGATTCCAACCTCCTCCAGGAGCAGATCTATTTCCAGCTGGCACGAGCAGCAATAAATAACGGGGGTAGTATGACTGTGGTGGGGGATGATGACCAGTCCCTCTACCGCTTCCGTGGTGCCACTGTGGACCTTTTCACCAGTTTCCAGGAACGATTCCAACAGGAAATGCCCCAGGCACCCCAACCAAGGGTTATCTACTTATCCCAGAACTACCGTTCCACCGGTAACATTGTCCAGTTCTGTAACCAGTTCGCCCAGCTGGACCAGGAATTCCAGGAAGCCCGGGTGAGGGATAAACCAGCCATTAAACCAGAAAGAACACCACCACTCACTGAGTTTCCCATACTGGGAATGTTCCGGGAGGACGTGGAAACACTGGCCACCGACCTATCCAGTTTCATCTGGCAGGTAGTGTGTGGAGAGGGATACCGAGTACAGGACTACGTGATCAAGGTGAACCCGGATGAAGGTTCACCCACGGATCTATCCATTCTTTTAAGTTCGCCCCAGGAGCAGGCCTACACGAACAAGAAATTACCATATTATCTCCGGGAGAAACTGAAAATACCCATTTTCAATCCTCGAGGTCAGAGTTTAGAGAAGACCTGGGAGGCCAGCGTACTGTGTGGACTCATGTTAGACTGTATTGACCCGGAGTGTGAGATACAGAACTCCATTGAAAAACTGCCCTACACTGCCACTAAAAACTTCAAGTCCTGGCGGAAAACTGCCCGGGAATTTGTGGAAACCAATCCCGAACCAGAAACCCCTATATCACTAAAACAATTCGTTGATGCCTGGCAGGGGCGACAACCGCTGGGGCGTAACACCTGGAAGAGAGATGTTCCCCTACTGGATCTAGCCTATAAACTGGTGACTTGGATACCCACCCTGCAGGATGATGTGGAGGGACTGGTTTACCTGGAGGCCATCACCCGGACCATTGCCGAAACTGCCCTCTTCAGTAACTACGGTGGGGAACTGGTTTTTGATAAAAAATTCCCGGAACTGGAATGTTACTCCATAAAGGAAGCCTTCTGGAATATATTCGTACCCCTGGCCAACGGAGCTATAAAGGTGGATGAGGGATTACTGGACACCTTGCCTGATAACCGGATCAATGTCATGTCCATCCACCAGTCCAAGGGACTGGAATTCCCCCTAGTGGTGGTGGATATATGCTCTGATTTTAGAACTAACCATCCAAAAAATGCCTTTAAACGATTCCCAGATGATGGTGGTAAATCCTGTACCATGGAAGATGAGATACGTTCCTGTTCCCCTCTGGGACTACCCCCAAGAACTGGAAGGGACCGGGCCTTCGATGATCTAATCCGGCACTATTTCGTGGCTTACAGCCGGGCACAGGATGTATTACTATTAATAGGGTTAACCACCTATCCTGACATTCCCAACGTGGCCACGGGATGGACCAGGAATGAGGCCTGGCCCTGGGATGGTCTGGATAACTTGTTCCTGATCTAATAATAATATTTATATTTAAATAAGTATTATATTAAAGGTATGAAAACCTCCCGTACAAAAAGTGAAATTTTATCATCTAAAAAATCCAGATATATAAAACGAGGTGGGCTAATGGATATTTCTGACCTGGAATACCGGCTGTTAAATTTAGATAAAGAGTTACATCTTATACTAAAAGAAATCCGCAAAGCAAAATCTACCCCTAAAAATATAGTAGAAAATGCTACTGGCTCATGGGGATATGATGTGGATAGTAAAGATTTTGTTAGTAAATTACGGCGTTCTGAAAGGTTAGATCAGCTATGAAATTTTTCATTGACACCTCAATTTTTGTAGATGTACTCCGCACTGAATTTAAACCCTCATCTAAAAGATTTCTAGAAAGTATTGAAAAAGAGAATAAAGGTTTTTCTTCAGTTATTACCACAGCAGAACTTAGTGTAGGAGCTTACCGATCTAATCGTGAGGATTCTATTCGTAGAACTCTTGATCTTTTATCCATCGTTGACCTGGTTGATGTTAACGAAGTTATTGCATTAGAAATTGGGAAAATTTTCGCTGATTTAATGGATAAAGGGAAAATAATTGAACTCAATGATTGTATTATTGCAGCTAGCTCCTTATCACTGGGAATAAAAAGAATTATAACCAGGAACATAGAACATTTCCATCGCATTAAGGGTGTTGAAGCTATCGAACCCGAAGAATTGGGGTTTTAATATGTTATTTCTAATTATCAAAGAATCTAAAATAGGAAGGTAAATATGTGTCTTTCTGTCCGTTCCAAACCATACATAATCCCCGAGTACAGTCTAACTGGTGATCTACTGGCCTACCTTACCTGTGGTTTACAGTACCGCTACCAGAACAAGGGAACCCTACCCCCTTCCATGCCTATCCAGTTATGGTTTGGGGACTTTATCCACGGGGTTATGGAGGAATCCTACCTTAAGTGGAGGGATGATGACTGGAAGGATTTCCCCTGGGACTGGGAAACACAAATCCGAAGGGTGGAACTGGATATACACAACCGCATGCAGTCCCGTGGACTGCAACCTCCTGCCAACCTGTTCTGTCCCTTCCAGGGGGAAAGTGAACACCAGGGACTGTGCCCGGATTCCCATCACCCCCACAAGCTGGTGGCCAGTATCCGGGCCGAAGCCGCCATTAACACCTGGGGACCACACTTGTTTCCCCTGGTAGATGACAACGAAGTACGGTTAAAGGGTATACGGGACATGCCCCACTACCAGAAGGGGGTCAGCCGCTCCAACTACTACGGTGTAACCGGGATCATCGATGTCTTAAGCTCGGTTAAGCTGGAAGAGGCCAGTAATAAAAATCTGATTATAAAATACCTCCATCAGGATCCATCATTCCGGGAAAAACTGGAAAAGTTGGAATCTGACAAGTATGAGGTTATAGTGGATTATAAAGGTATGAAGCGACCCGCTATTGGTTCACCCTCATGGAAACACCACTACTGGCAGGTACAAACCTACTCCTGGCTACGATCACTGCAACCTGACTCCAGCCCGGTGCTCATTGGTATACTATTCTATCTTAACGAGTTATCCCTGTTTAAAGAAGACCTGTTAGAGCTTCAAAGGGAAGTTAAGGAAAACAGTACCGATGTCATGCCCACTGAAGGTGACCGGGAACTGATTTTACGGTGGAATCCTAAAAATAAAACACCTAAACTCTCGGAACCTTTCCGGAACCTGAGATCTATACGTATGATACCCATGGATGATGAATTACTGGCCCAGTCCCTGAAGGAATTTGATAACGTAGTGGAAGAAATTGAGGGGAGCATCATCCAGGAGGTGGATGGGCAGGTGATCCAGGATTCCTGGAGGACCAATCCAGACAAGCGAACCTGTGATGCCTGTGACTACAAAACCTTCTGCAAAACCTCGGCCAGCACTAAAAAACTAACTGTGCCCTAACGGTGAAAAATGTGTGAAGAATGCGATTTCTGTGGTAAATCCAGGACTGGATAGATGTATAGTATGCCATAGATGTTACTGTATTGACCATATGGGTGGTGATGGTTACTGCCTGGACTGTTACTTTGGTACAGGATTGTTCGAGTAACCATTTTATTAAGTAACCATCCTTGTTATATCAATATGCCAGAAATTTTATAGAAATCTTATTTTATTTATTCACCGGTTATACTTCTGATATTCTTTAAAAATCGCCGTGGACTACACCGGGGACTAAAGAAATATTTATTTACTTATTGATCACATAAACAACATCAATGATATAAATTAGTGATTTATTATAGATAATAACCAAATGGAGAACAAAAAAACAGAATATATCTTTTTTTCAGTGAAAGTTGTGGTAAAACAGTGATTAGTAAGGGAGGAACCTTAACATGTGGAAAAAACTGGAACTGGGTTTATTAGTTGTATTTGTATGCATGGTTGTGGCAGTATCAGGATGTATGTCCTCTTCAGTGAAGGTGGTTATTGATTACCCTGGCAGCTGGAATGGTACACTGAAAACTGATGCCGGAACACGTAGTATTGAAGGTACAGGAAATCAAACCATCGATTTAGGCACCATGACCGGTAGTTTATACGTTAAGGTGGAAAAGAAAGATAAAGGATCCAACAACACCATAAGAGTTTCAGCCATAAGAGGGGATGAAACCGTGAACACCATGAATTCCTCCACCCAGTACGGAGAATTGGACGATGCAATACTGAGCATTTACCTGACTCCATAGATCCAAGGATACATTAACTCTCATGGTATGGTTAAGTATCCATAA of the Methanobacterium formicicum genome contains:
- a CDS encoding nucleotidyltransferase domain-containing protein, producing MLSKLFTSKTRSKIITLFMLNPGEELYVREITKKINENINSVRRELSNLEDIGLLTSRKAGNLKYFRVDNEFYLYNELYNMVMKTEGVAQLLKENVKKWGQIKLAFIYGSYATKNAGPGSDIDVFMVGDIDEDTLITEFNTLEIKLSREINYIILSNEEYNEKIDNNDPFIKEILHEPKIIILGEINAG
- a CDS encoding ATP-dependent helicase, which codes for MISWETYQNIVIEHLNRKISSADNPDQHQAISASTGESQFLVAGPGSGKTTVMVLKILKFIYVDDVHPSSILATTFTRKAATELRSRILSWGDEIRQVLLELPEFKDIHPSLRHLDFNQITTGTLDSISQDILKIHRAPGSAPPVVIQDFVTNALMLKVGLFQEEKHHNQELREYLVQLRGGKFGFNTNEMARQLLEIKDRVYYDQVDWEKLHQEKINQHPGFDVAHQAINDYLQELKKRSLYDFAMLEAEFLDQLKEGKLDDFLEGLKLVLVDEYQDSNLLQEQIYFQLARAAINNGGSMTVVGDDDQSLYRFRGATVDLFTSFQERFQQEMPQAPQPRVIYLSQNYRSTGNIVQFCNQFAQLDQEFQEARVRDKPAIKPERTPPLTEFPILGMFREDVETLATDLSSFIWQVVCGEGYRVQDYVIKVNPDEGSPTDLSILLSSPQEQAYTNKKLPYYLREKLKIPIFNPRGQSLEKTWEASVLCGLMLDCIDPECEIQNSIEKLPYTATKNFKSWRKTAREFVETNPEPETPISLKQFVDAWQGRQPLGRNTWKRDVPLLDLAYKLVTWIPTLQDDVEGLVYLEAITRTIAETALFSNYGGELVFDKKFPELECYSIKEAFWNIFVPLANGAIKVDEGLLDTLPDNRINVMSIHQSKGLEFPLVVVDICSDFRTNHPKNAFKRFPDDGGKSCTMEDEIRSCSPLGLPPRTGRDRAFDDLIRHYFVAYSRAQDVLLLIGLTTYPDIPNVATGWTRNEAWPWDGLDNLFLI
- a CDS encoding type II toxin-antitoxin system VapC family toxin, which encodes MKFFIDTSIFVDVLRTEFKPSSKRFLESIEKENKGFSSVITTAELSVGAYRSNREDSIRRTLDLLSIVDLVDVNEVIALEIGKIFADLMDKGKIIELNDCIIAASSLSLGIKRIITRNIEHFHRIKGVEAIEPEELGF
- a CDS encoding DUF11 domain-containing protein — encoded protein: MTLATVSCVSAASTVYVNSTGGSDTNLGTADSPFLTIDKGISSVDENGTVNIAQGIYTGTGNTNLTVTRSMTITGESQHNTIINGEGTSWIFKIRPEATVAFFNLTFANATADIGGAIYSTGTLSITDCTFTGNNATSTVISGGGAIYNGGTIDNLLRCTFRENTANNGDGGAIDNHGTISNITSCIFANNTVKSDDPEVQETYQGGAIYNTDTIGKITGCTFTGNTAEFNSDCVWFYGGAIFNDGTISDISTCTFQGNSAYYGGALNNQGTINNVTDCVFTQNTAGYGGGAISNDYDAVLGNLMDCTFVENTAQDGPGGAIDNYALATIDNVEGCTFTGNTAYNGDGGAIQNKGTMNTLTHCIFTGNTAENGGAISNGITMGNLTNCTFTNNNALGELVGYGGAIANMGGTIDGIMDCIFTANTAGDGGAIHNDEEGVLSKVTGCTFTLNTADYGGAICNFGGDILVNFNRLVNNTAGNGAAIYSAFIQPSGSSFVNATLNWWGTNNPDFVRLVGTESSIVDVSTWLYMTITADSPIYSSATSNVTVSFNNAYNGTILTPIDPVNGHIPDGTPVNFQSDRGTLNPANLLTANGVVNTTFTPTATGSTSVNATTDNQTVSFNLSVNPACYLYLDGVSDPVNPVAGQPFTLKYKLGNKGPNTAQNVVIYIPLPEGLNYVGAQVDTGSVSYNANNRTLTWILDSVPMGDPYLNLTVISTAGGSFTIRPVISSGTFNANLDPTGIFSFNVQGNGSNVVNAASTTKTVPMKSTGTPVNYLVLAVLMVVSGLITPKIKK
- a CDS encoding HEPN domain-containing protein; its protein translation is MLDNLEKEGYIKKLSPDFRRVQNSLSLARRDVDTAMRILDESDYDWAFNISYNSMLQSIRALMFNRGYRPSSKNSHIAVVKFTEIVLGKDYSICLDRIRRKRHRAVYDLTGTISKSEAHHVVKMAVKLLNKVENELESN